A single Oncorhynchus kisutch isolate 150728-3 linkage group LG19, Okis_V2, whole genome shotgun sequence DNA region contains:
- the LOC109910282 gene encoding cytoskeleton-associated protein 4: protein MTARNRNKNNLSEKTASSTQDDVAKKSPKPSSNGSPSIQGSGSGSWVKVIAALCYIALVAAAGFAAIYLQQVLKEVHQISSRNEETVRKNAEVAHKVENVLQQVDNVRRAVDGLEKALGTMRAEQEMGSRAVRKGEAETRRVEEALQRLQNELLVDLSEGIKEVKEARERDFSSLEKTVEERLAELSASIAASVTEFTETQGETQSQLADLKARLDDMEDPELIRQELSTIVDTVAGLSTTKQATDESAYSLREQIAAVGSELQTRNQEIASMSQEVEAVRLLVQETAGSLRQQVSGAEAGIQALTDQDQSLQSSLELATEALHSLEKELRGESARAEQRSDGLEVRLKVVEEGGDSLAASLTDLTSKVEALLAKYDSHESTLAAQGAAAEKARATLQGELEELKGSLGELQSNVVALSGAQTNLASRVSNLGLQIERLEQKLEALGEVSKSTSHPPPELEKLKSTVDGLVGKAAKLESHEKAIEALQGSLQKTISSLEALTKAPAE, encoded by the exons ATGACTGCGAGAAATAGAAACAAGAACAATTTAAGCGAAAAGACTGCTTCATCCACGCAAGATGACGTGGCGAAGAAAAGTCCGAAACCTAGTAGTAATGGTAGCCCCTCAATCCAGGGCTCGGGGTCAGGGAGTTGGGTCAAAGTTATAGCTGCTTTATGTTATATCGCATTAGTAGCCGCTGCGGGCTTTGCTGCTATTTATCTACAACAAGTGTTGAAAGAAGTCCATCAAATCAGCAGCAGAAATGAAGAGACCGTACGGAAAAATGCAGAGGTTGCGCACAAAGTAGAGAATGTTCTTCAACAG GTGGACAATGTGAGGCGTGCTGTAGACGGGTTGGAGAAGGCACTGGGCACCATGCGTGCTGAGCAGGAGATGGGGAGCCGAGCGGTGAGGAAGGGCGAGGCGGAGACACGGCGGGTGGAGGAGGCTCTTCAGAGGCTCCAGAACGAACTGCTGGTCGACCTGTCAGAAGGCATCAAGGAGGTGAAGGAGGCCAGAGAGCGGGACTTCTCTTCCCTGGAGAAGACGGTGGAGGAGCGCCTGGCTGAGTTGAGTGCCTCCATCGCGGCCAGCGTGACTGAGTTCACCGAGACCCAGGGTGAGACTCAAAGTCAGCTGGCTGACCTCAAAGCCCGTCTGGATGACATGGAGGACCCGGAGCTGATCAGGCAGGAACTGTCCACCATTGTCGACACCGTCGCCGGGCTCAGCACCACTAAGCAGGCCACCGATGAGTCTGCCTATTCGCTGAGGGAGCAGATCGCTGCGGTGGGGTCGGAGCTCCAGACCCGTAACCAGGAAATAGcctcgatgtcacaggaagtgGAGGCGGTGAGGTTGCTGGTGCAGGAGACGGCGGGGAGCCTGCGGCAGCAGGTGTCGGGGGCAGAGGCAGGCATCCAGGCGTTAACAGATCAGGACCAGAGCCTGCAGAGCAGCCTGGAGCTGGCCACCGAAGCTCTACACAGTCTGGAGAAAGAACTGCGGGGGGAATCGGCCAGGGCTGAGCAGAGGTCCGACGGTCTGGAGGTCAGACTAAaagtggtggaggagggaggagactcCCTGGCCGCGTCGCTAACAGACCTGACTTCCAAGGTTGAGGCTCTTCTTGCCAAGTACGATTCCCACGAGAGCACGCTCGCCGCCCAGGGCGCGGCAGCCGAGAAGGCCCGGGCCActctacagggagagctagagGAGCTGAAGGGCAGCCTAGGGGAGCTCCAGTCCAACGTGGTCGCACTGAGTGGCGCTCAGACCAATCTGGCTTCCAGGGTCTCTAACCTGGGGCTGCAGATAGAGAGGCTGGAGCAGAAGCTGGAAGCCTTGGGGGAAGTCTCCAAGTCAACCAGCCatcccccaccagagctggagAAGCTGAAGAGCACCGTGGATGGCCTGGTGGGGAAAGCTGCCAAGCTGGAGAGCCATGAGAAGGCCATCGAAGCCTTACAGGGGTCACTACAGAAGACCATTAGCTCATTGGAGGCCTTGACCAAAGCCCCAGCCGAATAG
- the LOC109910281 gene encoding inhibitor of nuclear factor kappa-B kinase-interacting protein-like isoform X2, giving the protein MPSNEVKQRKKTPAQKQNDEPVETSKYIYEDEAKKVKATEVNSLAEPKSSSPFSLDVKTITCLLSLIVCIVLTWVVLQQNARFFDVEEKYKLLSGKTASLLEMEEEVIKVSKKLAASEDDLQGALSTFSLATRLERDLSSLHAVILAMQDDENSASRDLQTVNARFLNVTETWQTGLASVTSDLASLKTESREAHTGATDRVNEAEQRARALDERLEELEDSTRRNTRALGRTEDEDAKRSQDQLDWNTKQLHKLEDQVRSLLRVDTELVAQLEEHIPRAQQCEAHLPAVEEAVRSILRLGGDLGTAERRLEELTLQVFGTEDSMLKALTEILDIKQALDALQAHNSILKMTNELAVVKETLGQLSRGEDQQDNQANSGTLDREGEREV; this is encoded by the exons ATGCCAAGTAATGAAGTGAAGCAAAGGAAGAAGACCCCGGCTCAGAAACAAAATGACGAACCGGTAGAAACGTCAAAGTACATTTACGAAGATGAAGCAAAAAAAGTAAAAGCTACCGAAGTAAATAGCTTGGCTGAACCTAAAAGCTCCTCGCCGTTCTCTCTGGATGTGAAAACGATAACTTGTCTATTGTCACTGATAGTTTGCATCGTGCTTACATG GGTGGTATTGCAGCAGAATGCAAGATTCTTCGACGTGGAAGAAAAGTACAAACTACTGTCTGGGAAGACTGCAAGTCTCCTTGAAATGGAGGAGGAAGTCATCAAGGTGTCCAAGAAG CTCGCCGCCTCCGAGGATGACCTGCAGGGGgctctctccaccttctccctgGCGACGCGCCTCGAACGTGACCTGTCCTCGCTCCATGCCGTCATCCTGGCGATGCAGGATGACGAGAACTCCGCCTCTCGCGATCTCCAGACAGTCAACGCCCGCTTCCTGAACGTGACTGAGACGTGGCAGACGGGCCTGGCCTCAGTGACCTCCGACCTGGCCTCTCTGAAGACGGAGTCACGTGAGGCGCACACCGGCGCCACAGACCGGGTGAACGAGGCCGAGCAGAGGGCCCGGGCGCTGGACGAGAggctggaggagctggaggacaGCACCCGGCGGAACACACGCGCCCTTGGCCGCACCGAGGACGAGGATGCCAAGCGGTCTCAGGACCAGCTGGACTGGAACACCAAGCAGCTCCACAAACTGGAGGACCAAGTCCGGAGCCTGCTCCGAGTAGATACCGAGTTAGTCGCCCAGCTAGAGGAGCACATCCCCCGGGCCCAGCAGTGCGAGGCTCACCTCCCAGCTGTGGAAGAGGCAGTGCGATCCATTCTGAGGCTGGGGGGGGACCTGGGGACAGCGGAGCGAAGGCTGGAGGAGCTCACCCTGCAGGTGTTTGGGACAGAGGACAGCATGCTTAAAGCCCTGACGGAGATCCTGGACATCAAGCAGGCTCTGGACGCCCTCCAGGCCCACAACAGCATCCTCAAGATGACGAATgagttggctgttgtcaaggagACGCTGGGACAGCTCAGCAGGGGGGAGGATCAACAGGACAACCAGGCTAATTCTGGAACACTGgatagggaaggggagagggaggtgtgA
- the LOC109910281 gene encoding inhibitor of nuclear factor kappa-B kinase-interacting protein-like isoform X1 has product MPSNEVKQRKKTPAQKQNDEPVETSKYIYEDEAKKVKATEVNSLAEPKSSSPFSLDVKTITCLLSLIVCIVLTWVVLQQNARFFDVEEKYKLLSGKTASLLEMEEEVIKVSKKCEGVQSLLEHLERQPGGLLPHLEALERDVSQLKDWASGLTEKHGLLQDSVAALTEAVGQIEGRTSAITKDVNRKVASVRTDVRRMDGLQSEVESLLEKVRELEERAAQAERSMVKRIGDLLAGSIDRIQGLKGATERNAQALEQLKHRLPELFVNDQQISERLRELESGRARLVRTVTFAGDLKPKVAAIKRDFGALAPQVDELTLRIGRLAEDLTRREEDIAELRQTFSNLSAVEEDLGVVTQQLSQIVEPEMPVVGGEMLLQKVNVSEALPQTLEGEL; this is encoded by the exons ATGCCAAGTAATGAAGTGAAGCAAAGGAAGAAGACCCCGGCTCAGAAACAAAATGACGAACCGGTAGAAACGTCAAAGTACATTTACGAAGATGAAGCAAAAAAAGTAAAAGCTACCGAAGTAAATAGCTTGGCTGAACCTAAAAGCTCCTCGCCGTTCTCTCTGGATGTGAAAACGATAACTTGTCTATTGTCACTGATAGTTTGCATCGTGCTTACATG GGTGGTATTGCAGCAGAATGCAAGATTCTTCGACGTGGAAGAAAAGTACAAACTACTGTCTGGGAAGACTGCAAGTCTCCTTGAAATGGAGGAGGAAGTCATCAAGGTGTCCAAGAAG TGCGAGGGTGTCCAGAGCCTGTTGGAGCATCTAGAGAGGCAGCCTGGTGGTCTCCTGCCCCACTTGGAGGCCCTGGAGCGGGATGTAAGCCAGCTGAAGGACTGGGCGTCCGGCCTAACAGAGAAACACGGCCTGCTCCAGGACAGCGTGGCAGCACTGACCGAGGCTGTGGGACAAATCGAGGGACGCACCTCTGCTATCACTAAGGATGTCAACAGAAAG GTGGCGTCGGTCCGGACAGACGTGCGTCGGATGGATGGGCTCCAGTCGGAGGTGGAGTCTCTCCTGGAGAAGGTACGGGAGCTGGAGGAGCGGGCCGCCCAGGCCGAACGCAGCATGGTCAAACGTATCGGCGACCTGCTGGCCGGCAGCATCGACCGCATCCAGGGCCTCAAGGGTGCCACAGAGCGCAACGCCCAAGCCCTGGAGCAGCTCAAACATCGCCTACCTGAGCTGTTCGTCAACGACCAGCAGATCTCGGAGCGCCTGAGGGAGCTGGAAAGCGGCCGTGCCCGATTGGTCCGCACGGTGACTTTTGCCGGCGACCTCAAGCCCAAGGTGGCAGCCATCAAGCGGGACTTCGGGGCGCTGGCTCCGCAGGTGGATGAGCTGACCCTGAGGATCGGCCGTCTGGCCGAGGATCTGACCAGGAGGGAGGAGGACATCGCAGAGCTACGGCAGACGTTCTCTAACCTCAGCGCTGTGGAGGAGGACCTAGGAGTTGTGACACAGCAGTTGAGTCAGATAGTTGAGCCTGAGATGCCCGTAGTGGGAGGAGAGATGCTTCTGCAGAAAGTCAACGTGAGCGAAGCCCTCCCTCAGACACTGGAAGGAGAGCTGTGA